Proteins from a genomic interval of Caldicellulosiruptor diazotrophicus:
- a CDS encoding ABC transporter substrate-binding protein yields MKKKMLEKLIACLVLVVFTLSILGVYTFSKTSSTSQKVSTQKKVTIEFFHTTWVPGMLKVLEESIKAFEKKYPNIQIKETRVSWTDAPSQLMTSIMGGRAPDIVICNPPMVAYLRDIGALADITDMIPKSMLQSFLPAALKIVTNQKGRIDGLPQEGCTWQLFYRKDLFQKAGLDPNKPPQTWDELVKYGMKLTKDLNNDGVIDQWGFGWPVQAENANDYWVNFMQQAGAKVSVYDAKQKRWVSKLLDPEAVKGTQFMVDLVRKYKISPPTLVDMDWEAVTNGFVSGKFAMMYNGAWVVGSVHQKGPKIEGKWGTALMVAGPGGRASRGYPNTFNILQASTKKKESWQYLYFLYTTKMPNGLTYAEAYCKGADSLLWTKSYIEYAKKTYEPLLQPFIEGTKYSVIPPMDPKWETFKALYVGKTIQQMLMGQKDVQQGLKELHDALEQLHRMK; encoded by the coding sequence ATGAAGAAGAAAATGCTTGAAAAGTTAATTGCTTGTTTGGTGCTTGTAGTATTTACCTTAAGCATTTTGGGAGTATATACATTCAGTAAAACTTCTTCGACGTCACAAAAGGTTTCTACTCAAAAGAAAGTGACAATTGAATTTTTCCACACCACTTGGGTACCCGGTATGCTGAAAGTGTTAGAAGAATCTATAAAAGCGTTTGAGAAGAAGTATCCAAACATCCAGATTAAAGAAACAAGGGTAAGCTGGACAGATGCCCCATCTCAGCTCATGACGTCTATCATGGGTGGTAGAGCACCTGATATTGTAATTTGTAACCCACCAATGGTAGCATATCTAAGAGACATTGGTGCATTAGCAGATATAACTGACATGATTCCAAAGAGTATGCTTCAAAGTTTTCTGCCTGCTGCATTGAAAATTGTAACTAACCAAAAGGGACGCATAGATGGTTTGCCCCAGGAAGGGTGTACATGGCAGTTATTCTACCGAAAAGATTTATTCCAGAAAGCAGGTTTGGATCCCAATAAACCACCACAAACATGGGATGAGTTAGTAAAATATGGTATGAAATTAACAAAGGATTTGAACAATGATGGAGTAATTGACCAGTGGGGATTTGGTTGGCCAGTTCAAGCAGAAAATGCAAATGATTATTGGGTTAACTTTATGCAACAAGCAGGTGCAAAGGTTTCAGTATATGATGCAAAACAGAAAAGATGGGTTTCAAAACTTCTTGATCCTGAAGCGGTTAAAGGTACCCAATTTATGGTTGACTTAGTAAGAAAATATAAAATTTCACCACCTACTTTAGTAGATATGGATTGGGAAGCAGTAACAAATGGATTTGTGTCTGGAAAATTTGCGATGATGTATAATGGTGCATGGGTTGTAGGCTCAGTCCATCAAAAAGGGCCAAAGATTGAAGGAAAATGGGGAACTGCTTTGATGGTAGCTGGCCCAGGTGGAAGAGCTTCAAGAGGTTATCCAAACACCTTCAATATTTTGCAGGCTTCTACAAAGAAAAAAGAAAGTTGGCAATACCTATACTTCCTTTACACTACTAAAATGCCAAATGGTTTGACATATGCTGAAGCATACTGTAAAGGTGCCGATTCTCTGTTATGGACAAAGAGTTATATTGAGTATGCAAAAAAGACTTACGAACCGCTGCTGCAACCGTTCATTGAGGGAACAAAATATTCAGTCATTCCACCAATGGATCCAAAATGGGAAACATTTAAGGCACTTTATGTAGGAAAGACTATTCAACAGATGTTGATGGGGCAAAAAGATGTTCAACAAGGACTAAAAGAACTTCATGACGCCTTAGAACAACTTCATAGGATGAAGTAA
- a CDS encoding dihydrodipicolinate synthase family protein, translated as MYTYTVHKYEYTLNLFTNFHQWLLLYKKGAILIFTLKGPFAAMVTPYTQDGEINENELRQIVNFLIEKGIKGLFPTGSVGEFFHHSVEYICKVIEIVSQEAQGRVPVIPGACSSCVENTLKIAKFAASKGCPAVVISPPYYVPLKEEEIYQFYLQVLEKIPINVVLYDIPFRTNRLPPGVIEKLILHEKVIGIKDSSGSMQNLMYYLILSRKYKKDFSVMTGNDDVLLPALYMGCSGSMSGMATIVPEIVSEIYSLFENNDHQKAKELQFKVAEIVRLIEKFPFPVGYRIAMSIRGFEMGPHKQVVVPLLNTSEYSRIYEKMRNALEDLLNEETGLNV; from the coding sequence ATATATACGTATACTGTTCATAAATATGAATATACATTAAACCTATTTACTAACTTTCACCAGTGGTTACTTTTATATAAAAAGGGGGCGATTCTCATTTTTACTCTAAAAGGACCTTTCGCAGCAATGGTTACACCTTACACTCAAGATGGCGAAATAAACGAAAACGAACTTCGGCAAATTGTTAACTTTCTAATTGAAAAAGGAATAAAAGGTCTCTTCCCAACAGGTTCAGTAGGAGAATTCTTTCATCATTCAGTAGAGTATATTTGCAAAGTTATTGAGATTGTATCCCAGGAAGCGCAAGGTAGAGTACCAGTAATACCTGGTGCATGTTCGAGTTGTGTTGAAAATACTCTCAAGATAGCAAAATTTGCAGCAAGTAAAGGGTGTCCTGCTGTAGTTATTTCTCCCCCTTACTATGTTCCATTGAAAGAGGAGGAAATATATCAATTTTATCTTCAGGTTTTAGAGAAAATTCCTATCAACGTAGTATTATATGACATTCCATTTCGTACGAATAGATTGCCGCCTGGTGTAATAGAAAAGTTGATCTTACATGAGAAAGTAATAGGCATAAAAGACAGCAGTGGTAGTATGCAAAATTTAATGTATTATCTTATTTTATCGCGTAAGTATAAAAAAGATTTTTCAGTGATGACAGGAAATGATGACGTACTCTTACCTGCTTTGTACATGGGTTGCTCAGGGAGCATGAGTGGAATGGCGACAATTGTGCCGGAAATAGTAAGCGAAATATATTCTCTATTTGAAAACAACGACCATCAAAAAGCAAAAGAGTTACAGTTCAAAGTTGCGGAAATAGTAAGGCTAATAGAGAAATTTCCTTTCCCTGTGGGTTACAGAATAGCAATGTCTATTCGTGGTTTTGAAATGGGTCCTCACAAACAGGTAGTAGTTCCTCTACTAAATACAAGTGAATACAGCAGGATATATGAGAAGATGCGAAATGCGTTGGAGGATCTCTTAAATGAGGAAACTGGCTTGAACGTTTAA
- a CDS encoding mandelate racemase/muconate lactonizing enzyme family protein, with product MSELRIENIETILLSYRYKENEIWKWSGGTTLQRNALLVKITTNKGIEGIGEVGEATYVPHAVVQVIEQRFKPMLLGEDPVDIEKLWQKMYIRSAHWGRKGFVIPIISGIEIALWDILGKWQERPVYELLGGAYRKKIRLYASAGMDKPIDELIKEGLEMVKEGYQGFKIRIGEEDPRNDIEKVKALREALPPEIDLMVDAGQCYTDFPWDLNTALKVAKELEKYNIFWLEEPLHPDDIDGYAYLSRATSIPIAAGENEFTRWGFKELIVKRAVDILQPDVTRSGGISECKKIAAMASAFHMKCAPHIFGSGVGFMANVHFIASTPNAFIMEFDRTPNPLRDKLIIEMPKVEDGYIEIPRDIPGLGVKVTDEIIKKFAFIEKDPVEKRKFEPLF from the coding sequence ATGAGTGAGTTGAGAATAGAAAATATAGAAACAATCCTTCTCTCTTATAGATACAAAGAAAATGAGATATGGAAATGGTCGGGAGGAACTACACTCCAACGCAATGCTCTTTTGGTAAAAATTACTACAAATAAAGGAATAGAGGGGATAGGAGAGGTAGGAGAAGCCACCTATGTTCCCCATGCTGTTGTTCAGGTAATAGAACAACGGTTCAAGCCAATGTTATTAGGTGAGGATCCAGTTGATATCGAAAAGTTATGGCAAAAGATGTATATAAGATCAGCTCACTGGGGAAGAAAAGGTTTTGTAATTCCAATTATAAGTGGGATAGAAATTGCCCTGTGGGATATATTGGGAAAATGGCAGGAGCGTCCTGTATATGAGTTGTTAGGGGGAGCATATAGAAAGAAAATAAGATTATATGCCAGTGCAGGTATGGATAAACCCATAGATGAGCTAATCAAAGAAGGTTTAGAGATGGTGAAAGAAGGATATCAAGGTTTTAAGATTCGTATTGGGGAAGAGGATCCGCGAAATGATATAGAAAAAGTAAAAGCATTAAGGGAAGCTTTGCCCCCCGAGATTGACTTAATGGTAGATGCAGGACAGTGTTATACCGATTTTCCATGGGATCTAAATACTGCACTAAAGGTGGCAAAAGAACTCGAAAAGTATAATATTTTCTGGTTGGAAGAACCTTTGCATCCGGATGATATTGATGGTTATGCATATCTATCAAGAGCCACAAGTATTCCTATTGCCGCAGGTGAGAATGAGTTTACACGATGGGGATTTAAAGAACTTATAGTAAAAAGAGCAGTAGATATTTTGCAACCGGATGTAACAAGGTCAGGTGGAATTTCTGAGTGTAAAAAAATAGCGGCTATGGCTTCTGCATTTCATATGAAATGTGCTCCACATATTTTTGGTTCTGGTGTAGGATTTATGGCTAATGTGCACTTTATTGCTTCAACACCAAATGCATTTATAATGGAGTTTGATCGAACACCCAATCCTCTCCGTGATAAGCTTATAATTGAGATGCCAAAAGTAGAAGACGGCTATATTGAAATTCCGAGAGATATTCCTGGTTTAGGAGTAAAGGTAACTGATGAAATAATAAAGAAGTTTGCATTTATTGAAAAAGATCCAGTGGAAAAGAGAAAATTTGAACCACTATTTTGA
- a CDS encoding mannitol dehydrogenase family protein has protein sequence MRAAVGRMVPIISAEMKEEHPLRIWTEPFKELPIDRDSIKGEIPKIEGIIPFSPFDYQIKKKIFLHNAGHAILAYLGYLKKYVYIHESCEDITINQICQFALREAALALNKHFNVSLEDVFDYIEKLMKRFNNKKLNDTVVRVAREPLRKLAYNDRLIGAAKFSLEEGYLPIYLCIGIAAALKYDEPHDLSAQQMKRMITQNGIEYVLNAICKLNPGEKIWNLIKFLYNNITELIK, from the coding sequence GTGAGAGCTGCAGTAGGAAGAATGGTACCAATTATATCGGCTGAAATGAAAGAGGAACATCCACTAAGAATATGGACTGAGCCATTTAAAGAACTTCCAATTGATAGAGATAGTATAAAAGGTGAAATACCTAAAATAGAAGGTATTATTCCGTTTTCACCTTTTGATTACCAAATAAAAAAGAAGATATTTCTTCATAATGCTGGACATGCTATACTTGCGTATTTAGGATATCTTAAAAAATACGTATATATTCATGAAAGTTGTGAGGATATAACGATAAATCAGATTTGTCAATTTGCTCTAAGGGAGGCAGCATTAGCATTAAATAAACATTTTAACGTATCTTTAGAAGACGTATTCGATTATATTGAGAAGTTAATGAAGCGTTTTAATAATAAGAAATTAAATGATACAGTTGTTCGAGTTGCACGAGAACCATTGAGAAAATTGGCATATAATGACAGATTAATTGGTGCTGCAAAATTTAGTTTAGAAGAGGGGTACTTACCCATTTATCTTTGCATAGGAATTGCGGCAGCTCTTAAATATGATGAACCTCATGATTTATCAGCTCAACAAATGAAAAGAATGATAACTCAAAATGGTATTGAATATGTTTTGAATGCTATATGTAAATTAAATCCTGGCGAGAAGATATGGAATCTAATCAAATTTTTGTATAACAATATTACGGAATTGATTAAGTAA
- a CDS encoding glycoside hydrolase family 2 TIM barrel-domain containing protein: protein MLDKNYYQNPKIQHINMEEPRSSFIPFDNPQKALENEWELSNLFRLMNGKWYFKLFDMPCMVTDDIILAKPENCNFDQIIVPSNFQMFGQDIPIYTNTRYPIPVDPPFVPDINPTGVYKREFYIFQEDLDKEVFVVFEGVDSAFYVYINGKFVGFSKVSHMMHEFDITRFVQEGSNTITVVVLKYSDGTYLEDQDKWRMSGIFRDVYLLFRPKVFVRDVYLKPVLSDDLKEGYLTAEIEIENRSNDQKEFSIEVQVFFDKTLIKSSNKSLGLSANIQTSVAFEFQIESPRLWSAELPNLYTFLAILKDIDGNILEIIPQNFGFRKIEIKDGVFYLNNVPIKLKGVNRHDMHPRVGFAVTRKMMQEDITLMKQHNINCVRTSHYPNHPYFLELCDRFGIYVIDEADLETHGFGAVGDWGLLAKDPAWEDAFVERAKMMVKRDKNHPSIIIWSLGNESGYGPNHDKMAQWIRSYDNSRPIHYESARDAEVVDIVSVMYPPVEKLEEEGKKQEKRPFFMCEYAHAMGNGPGNLKEYWDVIYKYPRLLGGCVWEWADHGILTKTPDGKEYYAYGGDFGDEPNDGNFCIDGLLFPDRTLSPAMFELKKVYEPVVIELLNKQEGTFKVTNRYDFISLNHVEVEWELLSNGRVVKEGFVDVSNVLPRSSKEVKIDEVKEVLESCKEELFITFTVKLKNSLLWAKRGFVITKSQIALKEDTPQDAVQKIEKVNIIFSKQNRFEVVNSPDKVEVFAGSTLVEFCRWSGDLISLMHNGLDFIKSSPRFNLWRAPTDNDVHIKNKWIKAGFDKLQRRIVNVSFEEHSEYFKAETTSVYGAYSVKPVFEVTISYKVFKSGIVETNMYAWALRQLPPLPKIGLQFMMPKEFEYVKYYGRGPHENYPDIKQSATVEIYDMAIKDMYVPYIMPQEYGNRCDVRWAFVYNIYGIGLCIKGTPTFNFSAREYTDEMLTKARHTYELTKADGIVVNVDFKIGGIGSQSCGPGPLEKYLIKDDKFEFCFFMIPVDSNSLDVEKLW, encoded by the coding sequence ATGCTTGACAAAAATTACTATCAAAATCCCAAAATTCAGCACATAAATATGGAAGAGCCAAGAAGTTCTTTTATACCTTTTGACAATCCTCAAAAAGCTCTTGAAAACGAATGGGAGCTTTCAAATCTTTTTAGGCTAATGAATGGAAAGTGGTATTTTAAACTTTTTGATATGCCTTGCATGGTGACAGATGATATAATACTTGCAAAGCCAGAGAATTGTAATTTTGACCAGATTATTGTTCCCAGTAACTTTCAGATGTTTGGTCAAGACATACCAATCTACACAAATACCCGATACCCAATCCCTGTCGACCCACCGTTTGTGCCAGATATAAACCCAACAGGTGTCTACAAAAGAGAATTTTATATTTTTCAAGAAGACTTAGACAAAGAAGTATTTGTTGTATTTGAAGGGGTAGACTCAGCATTTTATGTATATATTAACGGTAAATTTGTTGGTTTTTCAAAGGTCTCTCACATGATGCATGAGTTTGACATAACAAGATTTGTACAAGAGGGAAGCAACACCATCACAGTTGTTGTTCTAAAATATTCAGATGGAACTTACTTGGAAGACCAGGACAAGTGGCGAATGAGCGGAATATTCAGAGATGTGTATCTGCTATTTCGACCAAAGGTGTTTGTAAGAGATGTGTATTTAAAACCAGTCTTGAGTGATGATCTCAAAGAAGGATACTTGACTGCTGAGATTGAAATTGAAAACAGAAGCAACGACCAAAAAGAATTTAGCATAGAAGTGCAGGTCTTCTTTGATAAAACTTTAATCAAAAGCTCAAACAAATCTCTGGGACTTTCTGCAAATATTCAGACTTCTGTAGCTTTTGAATTTCAAATTGAAAGTCCAAGACTGTGGAGCGCAGAGCTACCCAACCTCTACACATTTCTTGCAATCTTAAAAGATATAGATGGAAACATTTTAGAAATTATCCCTCAGAACTTTGGTTTTAGGAAGATAGAAATAAAGGACGGAGTATTTTATCTAAACAACGTACCTATAAAGTTAAAAGGTGTCAACAGACATGACATGCATCCAAGAGTAGGATTTGCAGTGACAAGAAAGATGATGCAAGAGGATATAACTTTGATGAAACAGCACAATATAAACTGTGTAAGAACCTCACACTATCCCAATCACCCTTATTTTTTAGAGCTATGCGACAGATTTGGTATTTATGTGATTGATGAAGCTGACCTGGAAACCCACGGATTTGGAGCAGTTGGTGACTGGGGACTTCTGGCAAAAGACCCTGCTTGGGAAGATGCGTTTGTTGAAAGAGCAAAGATGATGGTAAAGAGAGACAAAAATCATCCATCAATCATTATCTGGTCGCTTGGAAATGAATCTGGCTACGGCCCAAATCATGATAAAATGGCACAGTGGATAAGGTCATATGATAATAGCCGTCCTATTCATTATGAAAGTGCCCGTGATGCTGAGGTTGTGGATATTGTAAGTGTAATGTATCCACCAGTAGAAAAACTTGAAGAAGAAGGTAAAAAACAAGAGAAAAGACCATTTTTCATGTGCGAGTATGCACATGCGATGGGCAACGGTCCTGGAAACCTCAAAGAGTACTGGGACGTGATATACAAATACCCAAGGCTTTTAGGTGGATGTGTGTGGGAGTGGGCAGACCACGGAATTTTGACAAAGACACCTGATGGGAAAGAATATTATGCTTATGGTGGGGATTTTGGAGATGAGCCAAACGACGGTAACTTCTGTATAGACGGACTTCTTTTCCCTGACAGAACTCTATCTCCAGCTATGTTCGAGCTCAAGAAAGTTTATGAGCCAGTTGTAATTGAACTTTTAAACAAACAAGAAGGAACTTTTAAAGTTACAAATAGATATGATTTTATCTCTTTAAACCATGTTGAGGTTGAATGGGAATTGCTGTCAAACGGTAGGGTTGTAAAAGAGGGCTTTGTTGATGTGAGCAATGTTCTTCCCCGCTCTTCAAAAGAGGTCAAAATCGATGAGGTCAAAGAAGTTTTAGAAAGCTGCAAGGAAGAGCTTTTTATTACCTTCACAGTAAAGCTTAAAAATTCACTGCTTTGGGCAAAAAGAGGTTTTGTTATAACAAAATCTCAGATTGCACTTAAAGAAGATACTCCTCAAGATGCCGTACAAAAAATTGAGAAGGTAAATATTATTTTCTCAAAGCAAAACAGGTTTGAAGTAGTAAATTCTCCTGACAAAGTTGAGGTTTTTGCTGGCAGCACTTTAGTAGAGTTTTGCAGATGGTCAGGTGATTTGATAAGCTTGATGCACAACGGTCTTGATTTTATAAAATCCTCGCCAAGGTTCAATCTTTGGAGGGCTCCAACAGACAACGATGTGCACATCAAAAATAAATGGATAAAAGCTGGATTTGACAAGCTTCAAAGAAGAATTGTAAATGTCAGCTTTGAAGAGCACAGCGAGTACTTCAAAGCAGAGACAACTTCGGTATATGGCGCATATTCAGTAAAGCCTGTATTTGAAGTGACTATAAGCTACAAGGTTTTCAAATCGGGAATTGTAGAGACAAATATGTATGCGTGGGCTTTAAGACAGCTTCCGCCACTTCCAAAGATAGGATTGCAGTTTATGATGCCAAAAGAGTTTGAATATGTCAAATATTACGGAAGGGGACCTCACGAAAACTATCCTGATATAAAACAAAGCGCAACTGTAGAAATATATGACATGGCTATAAAAGACATGTATGTTCCATATATAATGCCCCAGGAATATGGAAACAGGTGTGATGTTAGATGGGCTTTTGTATACAACATCTATGGAATAGGACTTTGTATTAAAGGCACCCCTACATTTAACTTCAGTGCAAGAGAATATACTGATGAAATGTTAACTAAAGCAAGACACACATATGAGCTGACAAAAGCAGATGGAATTGTTGTGAATGTAGACTTTAAAATAGGTGGTATCGGAAGCCAGAGCTGCGGCCCCGGCCCGCTTGAGAAGTATTTAATTAAAGATGACAAATTTGAATTTTGCTTTTTTATGATACCTGTTGATAGCAATAGTTTGGATGTTGAAAAGCTGTGGTAA
- a CDS encoding carbohydrate ABC transporter permease, whose protein sequence is MVKLLRSEKLTPYLLIMPAAILIVVILIYPLVTGVINSFLNINLLIVRPTKFIGLQNYINLLHDPLFWISFKQSVLWTIIILIGEMIIGFFIALLLNTDIKGRKIFRTLILIPWLIPNSIAAIIWKWLYSEQYGLINYLLWKFHIIKTYKAWLGNLHLTFGAVVVAALWKAIPFVVLVILAGLQSISKDLYEAAEVDGASGFHKLIYITIPSVKNIALITAILTSIWNFNQFDIIQVMTRGGPGTATLTMPVFSYELFLQSFQVSYASAVATIMLILMIGPIYVYVKRLMANE, encoded by the coding sequence ATGGTAAAATTACTGCGGAGTGAAAAACTTACACCATATCTTTTAATTATGCCAGCTGCAATTTTAATAGTAGTCATTCTTATTTATCCCCTTGTTACGGGAGTTATTAATAGTTTTTTGAATATAAACTTACTAATTGTTAGACCCACTAAATTTATAGGATTACAGAATTATATAAATTTGCTCCATGACCCGCTTTTTTGGATTTCATTTAAACAGTCTGTTTTATGGACGATAATTATCTTAATAGGAGAAATGATTATAGGTTTTTTCATTGCTTTATTACTTAACACAGACATTAAAGGTAGAAAAATTTTCAGAACTCTTATCTTGATTCCGTGGTTAATTCCAAATTCAATAGCGGCCATAATTTGGAAATGGTTATACTCTGAGCAATATGGATTGATCAATTATCTATTATGGAAGTTTCATATTATAAAGACTTACAAAGCATGGTTGGGGAACCTACATTTGACATTTGGTGCAGTTGTTGTAGCTGCTTTATGGAAAGCAATTCCCTTTGTAGTGTTAGTAATTTTGGCGGGGCTTCAATCAATTAGTAAGGACTTATATGAAGCAGCAGAAGTGGATGGAGCAAGCGGTTTTCACAAGTTGATTTATATAACCATTCCGTCAGTAAAGAATATAGCATTAATTACTGCTATTTTGACTTCTATATGGAATTTTAATCAGTTTGATATTATTCAAGTTATGACTAGAGGTGGTCCTGGTACTGCAACATTGACGATGCCAGTATTCAGCTATGAATTATTTTTACAGTCATTTCAAGTAAGTTATGCATCAGCAGTGGCCACAATAATGCTCATTTTAATGATAGGGCCAATCTATGTATATGTGAAGAGACTGATGGCAAATGAGTAA
- a CDS encoding carbohydrate ABC transporter permease produces MSWLKSQQKRKKLTLTVVYVLLILISMVNLSPFFWMISTSFKQPDEIFLTIPKLLPRSFSFSNYVGIWNDSYFSYYLKNSLIVALLNMLIGTLVSVFAGYGISRFNFKGRFLFSIVLIIVQIFPGMLLAIPLFTIMNKLRLIDTYWALLIAYSTFTLPFCTWMLKGYFDTIPVSLEEAARIEGCGRLQILFRIILPLALPGVVAVAMFAFVLAWQEYLFALTLTRSEEMRTITVGIAMMQGEHGRINWGQIMAGSIIACLPGVIVFLLMEKYLVQGFTMGAVKE; encoded by the coding sequence ATGAGCTGGCTAAAAAGTCAACAAAAAAGAAAAAAGTTAACGCTCACGGTGGTATATGTCTTATTAATTCTCATTAGTATGGTTAATCTTTCTCCTTTTTTCTGGATGATTTCAACTTCTTTCAAACAACCGGATGAGATATTTTTAACAATTCCCAAACTACTCCCCCGTAGCTTTTCTTTTAGCAATTATGTTGGTATTTGGAATGATAGTTATTTTAGTTACTATTTAAAGAATAGTTTAATAGTAGCTTTGCTTAACATGCTGATAGGTACTCTTGTAAGTGTATTTGCGGGATATGGAATTTCTCGGTTTAATTTTAAAGGTAGATTTCTTTTCTCAATTGTATTAATAATTGTCCAGATATTTCCAGGTATGCTATTAGCAATTCCTCTATTTACAATTATGAATAAATTACGTTTAATAGATACTTACTGGGCATTATTAATAGCTTATTCTACGTTTACTCTACCATTCTGTACATGGATGTTGAAAGGATATTTTGATACTATACCTGTTTCGTTAGAAGAAGCAGCGAGGATAGAAGGATGTGGGAGATTACAAATCTTGTTTCGAATTATCTTGCCGCTTGCTTTACCGGGTGTAGTTGCAGTAGCAATGTTTGCATTTGTACTTGCGTGGCAGGAATATCTTTTTGCTCTCACACTTACAAGAAGTGAGGAAATGCGTACAATTACTGTTGGAATTGCCATGATGCAGGGTGAACACGGTCGAATAAATTGGGGACAAATAATGGCAGGTTCTATAATTGCATGTCTACCAGGTGTTATAGTGTTTCTTTTAATGGAAAAATATCTTGTTCAAGGATTTACAATGGGTGCTGTAAAAGAATAA
- a CDS encoding mannitol dehydrogenase family protein: MLTPKKVVQFGAGNIGRSFLGQLYYESGFEVVFVDINQVIVDNINKYRKYPIRIVDNETCTEIVIENIRALNADNIEAISREICDAAILSTAVGINNLEKISKTIACGIIKRWEANNFEPINIIVCENHIEADNYLRNFILHELCRFDKQKKNCLRELLVS, encoded by the coding sequence ATTTTAACTCCCAAAAAGGTTGTTCAATTTGGGGCAGGAAATATAGGCAGAAGCTTTTTAGGTCAACTTTACTATGAATCAGGATTTGAGGTAGTGTTTGTAGATATAAATCAAGTGATAGTTGATAACATAAACAAGTATAGGAAATATCCTATAAGAATTGTTGATAATGAAACATGCACAGAGATAGTAATCGAGAATATTCGAGCATTGAATGCAGATAATATAGAGGCTATTAGTAGAGAAATATGTGATGCTGCAATTCTATCAACTGCTGTAGGAATTAACAACTTAGAGAAAATTTCAAAAACTATTGCTTGTGGAATTATAAAGAGGTGGGAAGCAAATAATTTTGAGCCGATTAACATAATTGTATGTGAAAATCATATAGAAGCAGATAATTACTTAAGAAACTTTATTTTACATGAGCTATGTAGATTTGATAAACAAAAAAAGAATTGTTTGAGAGAACTATTGGTATCGTGA